One genomic segment of Acomys russatus chromosome 6, mAcoRus1.1, whole genome shotgun sequence includes these proteins:
- the Myog gene encoding myogenin isoform X1 translates to MAPSSWREGLQELGGQWQEQVFSDPMELYETSPYFYQEPHFYDGENYLPVHLQGFEQPGYERTELSLSPEARGPLEEKGLGTPEHCPGQCLPWACKVCKRKSVSVDRRRAATLREKRRLKKVNEAFEALKRSTLLNPNQRLPKVEILRSAIQYIERLQALLSSLNQEERDLRYRGGGGPQPVQVPSECSSHSASCSPEWGSALEFGPNPGDHLLAADPTDAHNLHSLTSIVDSITVEDMSVAFPDETMPN, encoded by the exons ATGGCACCCAGCAGTTGGCGTGAGGGGCTGCAGGAGCTTGGGGGCCAGTGGCAGGAACAAGTCTTTTCCGACCCGATGGAGCTGTATGAGACATCCCCCTATTTCTACCAGGAGCCCCACTTCTATGATGGGGAAAACTACCTTCCTGTCCACCTCCAGGGCTTCGAGCAACCGGGCTATGAGCGGACTGAGCTCAGCTTAAGCCCTGAAGCCCGAGGGCCCCTGGAAGAAAAGGGACTGGGGACCCCTGAGCACTGTCCAGGCCAGTGCCTGCCGTGGGCGTGTAAGGTGTGTAAGAGGAAGTCTGTGTCTGTGGACCGGCGGAGGGCAGCCACGCTGAGGGAGAAGCGCAGGCTCAAGAAAGTGAATGAGGCCTTCGAGGCACTGAAGAGGAGCACCCTCCTCAACCCTAACCAGCGGCTGCCTAAGGTGGAGATCCTGCGCAGTGCCATCCAGTACATTGAGCGCCTACAGGCCTTGCTCAGCTCCCTCAACCAGGAGGAGCGAGATCTCCGCTACCGAGGCGGGGGTGGGCCCCAGCCCGTG CAGGTGCCCAGTGAATGCAGCTCCCACAGTGCCTCCTGCAGCCCAGAGTGGGGCAGTGCACTGGAGTTCGGTCCCAACCCAGGAG ATCATCTGCTCGCAGCCGACCCTACAGATGCGCACAACCTGCACTCCCTGACCTCCATCGTGGACAGCATCACAGTGGAGGATATGTCTGTTGCCTTCCCAGATGAAACCATGCCCAACTGA
- the Myog gene encoding myogenin isoform X2, producing MAPSSWREGLQELGGQWQEQVFSDPMELYETSPYFYQEPHFYDGENYLPVHLQGFEQPGYERTELSLSPEARGPLEEKGLGTPEHCPGQCLPWACKVCKRKSVSVDRRRAATLREKRRLKKVNEAFEALKRSTLLNPNQRLPKVEILRSAIQYIERLQALLSSLNQEERDLRYRGGGGPQPVVPSECSSHSASCSPEWGSALEFGPNPGDHLLAADPTDAHNLHSLTSIVDSITVEDMSVAFPDETMPN from the exons ATGGCACCCAGCAGTTGGCGTGAGGGGCTGCAGGAGCTTGGGGGCCAGTGGCAGGAACAAGTCTTTTCCGACCCGATGGAGCTGTATGAGACATCCCCCTATTTCTACCAGGAGCCCCACTTCTATGATGGGGAAAACTACCTTCCTGTCCACCTCCAGGGCTTCGAGCAACCGGGCTATGAGCGGACTGAGCTCAGCTTAAGCCCTGAAGCCCGAGGGCCCCTGGAAGAAAAGGGACTGGGGACCCCTGAGCACTGTCCAGGCCAGTGCCTGCCGTGGGCGTGTAAGGTGTGTAAGAGGAAGTCTGTGTCTGTGGACCGGCGGAGGGCAGCCACGCTGAGGGAGAAGCGCAGGCTCAAGAAAGTGAATGAGGCCTTCGAGGCACTGAAGAGGAGCACCCTCCTCAACCCTAACCAGCGGCTGCCTAAGGTGGAGATCCTGCGCAGTGCCATCCAGTACATTGAGCGCCTACAGGCCTTGCTCAGCTCCCTCAACCAGGAGGAGCGAGATCTCCGCTACCGAGGCGGGGGTGGGCCCCAGCCCGTG GTGCCCAGTGAATGCAGCTCCCACAGTGCCTCCTGCAGCCCAGAGTGGGGCAGTGCACTGGAGTTCGGTCCCAACCCAGGAG ATCATCTGCTCGCAGCCGACCCTACAGATGCGCACAACCTGCACTCCCTGACCTCCATCGTGGACAGCATCACAGTGGAGGATATGTCTGTTGCCTTCCCAGATGAAACCATGCCCAACTGA